One stretch of Saccharomonospora xinjiangensis XJ-54 DNA includes these proteins:
- a CDS encoding DNA-3-methyladenine glycosylase family protein: protein MTALVESDLVAVEIEVRGDVDVADYTAHLARTPQRCGIAGIAGIDSITDADGSARDTDGGTASSVALAFPVERSWSYAAALVSQSAPGVVRIEADAVAEDVHATVAQACRILSLDVDGTGFPSVLARDPVLARRVRAGPGLRPVLFGSAYEAACWAVVCHRLRVSQADALVRHIAERRGRRLRIGGREVVCFPAPGDLGDLDSSYRLSAVKRKRLAAVAEAGVEGVLDAARLRRLPIGTALEEVRRLPGIGPFSAELVVGRGAGHPDLFPRAESHLTTALRRHYDTDEPGLAAVADRWRPYRGWGAFFFREVTIDEQ from the coding sequence ATGACTGCATTGGTGGAGAGCGACCTGGTTGCCGTCGAGATCGAGGTGCGTGGCGATGTCGATGTGGCGGACTACACCGCGCATCTCGCGAGAACACCGCAACGCTGTGGCATCGCAGGCATCGCAGGGATCGACAGCATCACGGATGCCGACGGCAGTGCCCGCGATACGGATGGTGGAACGGCGAGTTCCGTCGCGCTCGCGTTCCCTGTTGAACGCAGCTGGAGCTACGCGGCCGCGCTGGTCAGTCAGAGTGCACCAGGTGTGGTGCGCATCGAGGCCGACGCCGTCGCGGAGGACGTTCACGCGACGGTCGCTCAGGCCTGCCGGATCTTGTCGCTCGATGTGGACGGCACCGGCTTTCCCTCGGTACTGGCCCGCGATCCGGTACTCGCGCGCAGGGTGAGGGCAGGTCCGGGGTTGCGGCCGGTGTTGTTCGGCTCGGCGTACGAGGCCGCGTGCTGGGCTGTGGTGTGCCATCGGCTCCGGGTGTCGCAGGCCGATGCCCTCGTGCGCCACATCGCCGAACGCCGAGGGCGACGCCTGCGAATCGGAGGCCGCGAGGTCGTGTGTTTTCCCGCGCCAGGCGACCTCGGTGATCTCGATTCCTCGTACCGACTCTCAGCCGTGAAGCGCAAGCGGCTGGCTGCGGTAGCCGAAGCAGGCGTTGAGGGTGTCCTCGATGCGGCGAGGCTGCGGCGACTACCGATCGGCACGGCACTGGAGGAGGTGCGGAGACTGCCCGGCATCGGACCGTTCTCCGCCGAGCTCGTGGTGGGACGCGGGGCAGGACACCCCGATCTCTTTCCCCGGGCGGAAAGTCACCTCACCACGGCGTTGCGGCGGCATTACGACACCGACGAACCGGGACTCGCCGCAGTGGCCGACCGGTGGCGGCCCTACCGAGGCTGGGGAGCGTTCTTCTTCCGGGAGGTGACAATCGACGAACAGTAG
- a CDS encoding M50 family metallopeptidase produces MNGVDENGVDGDGIVLRALDFGTDAASMIAVITGVLALAVVVVSRPWRFARNVVTIVHEAGHALFALLAGRRLQGIRLHSDTSGVTVSKGRPTGPGMVLTALAGYPAPALLGVVFAWLVSAERLSVVLGIAAVLLLGVLVMVRNAYGIFSVVLSAMVLGGIALFAGPAVQAAFVYLITWFLLFGAIRPLFELQMKRRRGAARDSDIDQLARLTALPAMLWLFVVGVLSVTCVVAGGMLLIEPALAPADVFSSATE; encoded by the coding sequence GTGAACGGGGTGGACGAAAATGGGGTGGATGGCGACGGCATCGTGCTGAGGGCGCTGGACTTCGGAACTGACGCCGCGAGCATGATCGCTGTCATCACCGGTGTGCTGGCGCTGGCAGTGGTCGTCGTGAGCAGGCCGTGGCGGTTCGCGCGCAATGTGGTGACCATCGTGCACGAAGCGGGACACGCACTCTTCGCACTACTCGCGGGGCGTCGTTTGCAGGGCATCAGGCTGCATTCCGACACCTCCGGTGTGACGGTGTCGAAGGGCAGGCCCACAGGCCCCGGCATGGTGCTGACGGCGCTGGCGGGCTACCCGGCCCCGGCTCTGCTCGGGGTCGTGTTCGCGTGGCTGGTCTCGGCCGAACGGCTCAGCGTCGTGCTGGGGATCGCGGCTGTGCTGCTGCTCGGTGTGCTCGTGATGGTCCGCAACGCCTACGGGATCTTCTCGGTGGTTCTGTCCGCCATGGTTCTCGGAGGCATCGCATTGTTCGCCGGTCCAGCCGTGCAGGCGGCCTTCGTCTACCTGATCACCTGGTTCCTGCTGTTCGGCGCGATCCGGCCGTTGTTCGAGCTCCAGATGAAACGACGCAGGGGCGCGGCGCGCGATTCGGACATCGACCAGTTGGCGCGCCTGACGGCGTTGCCCGCGATGCTCTGGCTGTTCGTGGTGGGAGTGCTTTCGGTGACCTGTGTGGTCGCAGGCGGCATGTTGCTGATCGAACCGGCGCTGGCGCCGGCGGACGTGTTCTCCTCGGCGACGGAGTGA
- a CDS encoding aldehyde dehydrogenase family protein → MRVPGVAGCGRRKDGTVTDEVAKAVEECARAAKDAAPSLARATNETVDAALNGMAQRLLAHREAILKANRQDVSTAQSTGMSTGLLDRLTITESRLTDMADQLRLLASAPHQDRSVVVSTLPGDLQLVERRRPVGVIGANYEARPNVTVDVASQLVKSRNAGVLRTGSAALGSATCLLEGVIRPALAEAGIDERVVQLVPRAEREAATELVRLPDLVPLVILRGSGDSTRSLALTAAQHGVRTLAHADGGGVLYVDENADEDTVRSLITNSLDRLGVCNRLNLLLIHDAVHDQIWPIVSEALAARGVTPSLPPHEHPIGYEWALDSEREATVTVARVGGVAEAVRIANEQTSGLAAGIATEDAATAEAFFDGYQGTGVFWNAPTRLLDGFKLLGVPETGINLDKVPGPRGPVTYTDLYVRQYAVLPAGR, encoded by the coding sequence ATGCGAGTACCCGGTGTGGCCGGGTGCGGTCGTCGGAAGGATGGCACGGTGACGGACGAGGTGGCGAAGGCGGTCGAGGAGTGTGCTCGGGCGGCGAAGGACGCGGCTCCGTCACTGGCCCGCGCCACGAACGAGACCGTCGATGCCGCGCTGAACGGTATGGCCCAGCGGCTGCTGGCACACCGTGAGGCGATTCTGAAGGCCAACCGGCAGGACGTCTCCACTGCGCAGTCCACAGGGATGAGCACGGGCCTGCTCGACCGGCTGACCATCACCGAGAGCAGGCTGACGGACATGGCCGATCAGCTTCGTCTCCTTGCCTCGGCCCCGCATCAGGATCGCAGCGTCGTCGTATCCACACTTCCCGGCGACCTTCAGCTCGTGGAGCGCCGCCGTCCTGTCGGTGTGATCGGGGCCAACTACGAGGCCAGGCCCAACGTGACGGTGGACGTCGCGTCGCAGCTGGTGAAGTCCCGAAACGCGGGGGTGCTGCGTACCGGATCGGCTGCTTTGGGTTCGGCCACGTGCCTGCTCGAGGGAGTCATCCGCCCCGCTCTGGCCGAGGCAGGTATCGACGAGCGTGTCGTGCAGCTCGTGCCACGGGCCGAGCGGGAGGCGGCGACCGAGCTGGTGCGACTGCCCGACCTCGTGCCGCTGGTGATCCTGCGGGGTAGCGGGGACAGCACACGTTCCCTCGCGCTGACAGCCGCGCAGCACGGTGTGCGGACGCTCGCTCACGCCGACGGCGGTGGCGTGCTGTACGTCGATGAGAATGCCGATGAGGACACCGTCCGCTCACTCATCACGAACAGCCTCGACCGACTCGGCGTGTGCAATCGGCTGAACCTGCTGCTCATTCACGATGCCGTGCACGACCAGATCTGGCCGATCGTGTCCGAGGCGCTTGCCGCGCGTGGTGTCACACCGTCGCTGCCTCCGCACGAGCATCCCATCGGCTACGAATGGGCACTCGACTCCGAACGCGAGGCCACGGTCACCGTGGCGCGAGTCGGGGGAGTCGCCGAAGCGGTCCGGATCGCCAACGAGCAGACGTCTGGTCTGGCAGCGGGGATCGCCACCGAGGACGCCGCGACGGCCGAGGCGTTCTTCGACGGCTACCAGGGAACCGGTGTGTTCTGGAACGCGCCGACGCGTCTGCTGGACGGGTTCAAGCTGCTCGGCGTGCCGGAGACCGGCATCAATCTCGACAAGGTGCCCGGCCCGCGCGGCCCGGTCACCTACACCGACCTGTACGTCCGGCAGTACGCAGTCCTCCCCGCAGGGCGGTGA
- a CDS encoding DEAD/DEAH box helicase: MVASTAHSHNVTEVATDPSIDTDTDTGTAADSGPATEFGTLGLRPELLRALSDLGYEEPTPIQMAAIPALLDGADVVGQAATGTGKTAAFSLPVLHRLADLDRNGKPSALVLVPTRELAAQVCEAMYRYGRHLGIRVVPVYGGQPMGRQLRSLETGVDVVVATPGRALDHLSRGSLDLSKLRMVVLDEADEMLDMGFAEDIDAILDQTPTDRQTMLFSATMPPRISGMVRRYLREPRRIELTRAESMSGDAAAVTQVAYVVPRGHKPAALGRVLDIEAPEATVVFCRTREEVDRLTEIMNGRGYRAEALHGGMDQSQRNRVVGRLRAGTADLVVATDVAARGLDIDQLTHVVNYDVPSAPEIYVHRIGRVGRAGREGSAITLAEPREHRMIKTIERVTGQTISVRKLPTVADLRARRLELTRVALREALVEAGDLDRYRVVVEPLAEEFDIVEIALAAVKLAHGADGTDGDAEIPDVELRPRDDGRSRRGPKDRGPRDTRRGKRPSGGMTRLFVSLGRRAGVRPQDLVGAIAGESQLRGKDVGAIEITDKFSLVDVPESAADDVITALRDSSIKGRKVVVRRERFASR, from the coding sequence ATGGTCGCCAGCACGGCGCATTCGCACAACGTCACCGAGGTCGCCACCGACCCTTCCATCGACACCGACACCGACACCGGCACTGCGGCCGACAGCGGCCCTGCCACCGAGTTCGGCACACTGGGGCTCCGCCCCGAGTTGTTGAGGGCGCTGTCGGATCTCGGTTACGAGGAACCGACCCCCATCCAGATGGCCGCGATCCCGGCGCTGCTCGACGGCGCTGATGTGGTCGGGCAGGCAGCCACGGGCACCGGAAAGACCGCCGCCTTCTCACTGCCAGTGCTCCATCGGCTCGCCGACCTCGATCGGAACGGGAAGCCGAGCGCTCTCGTGCTGGTGCCGACGAGGGAACTCGCCGCGCAGGTGTGTGAGGCGATGTACCGCTACGGCAGGCACCTCGGCATCCGGGTCGTCCCCGTGTACGGCGGCCAGCCGATGGGAAGGCAGCTGCGCAGCCTGGAAACCGGCGTGGATGTCGTCGTGGCCACGCCCGGCAGGGCGCTGGACCACCTCTCGCGCGGATCGCTGGACCTGTCGAAGTTGCGCATGGTCGTGCTCGACGAGGCTGACGAGATGCTCGACATGGGCTTCGCCGAGGACATCGACGCGATCCTCGACCAGACTCCCACCGACCGGCAGACCATGCTCTTCTCCGCCACCATGCCTCCGCGCATCAGCGGCATGGTGCGCCGCTACCTCCGCGAGCCGCGTCGCATCGAACTGACGAGGGCAGAGTCGATGAGCGGGGACGCCGCAGCGGTCACGCAGGTCGCCTACGTGGTCCCCCGAGGGCACAAGCCCGCGGCACTCGGCAGGGTTCTCGACATCGAGGCCCCGGAAGCGACGGTCGTCTTCTGCCGCACGAGGGAAGAGGTCGATCGCCTCACCGAGATCATGAACGGCCGCGGCTACCGCGCGGAGGCCTTGCATGGTGGTATGGACCAAAGCCAGCGCAACCGCGTGGTCGGGCGCCTGCGCGCCGGGACAGCCGACCTTGTCGTGGCCACCGATGTCGCCGCGCGAGGACTCGACATCGATCAGCTCACCCACGTGGTCAACTACGACGTGCCGAGTGCGCCCGAGATCTACGTGCACCGCATCGGACGGGTTGGGCGCGCCGGTCGCGAGGGCAGCGCCATCACACTCGCCGAACCGAGAGAACACCGCATGATCAAGACGATCGAGCGGGTCACCGGTCAGACCATCTCGGTGCGCAAGCTGCCGACCGTCGCCGATCTGCGAGCCCGTCGCCTCGAACTCACCCGTGTGGCGCTGCGTGAGGCACTGGTGGAAGCCGGCGATCTCGACCGCTACCGCGTCGTCGTCGAACCGCTGGCCGAGGAGTTCGACATCGTCGAGATCGCGCTCGCCGCGGTGAAACTCGCCCATGGTGCCGATGGCACCGACGGCGATGCCGAGATTCCCGACGTGGAACTGCGACCTCGGGACGACGGTCGTTCGCGGCGTGGTCCCAAGGACCGCGGTCCGAGGGACACGCGGCGCGGAAAGCGGCCCAGCGGTGGGATGACCCGTCTGTTCGTGAGCCTCGGTCGCAGGGCGGGTGTGCGCCCGCAGGATTTGGTCGGCGCCATCGCAGGCGAATCGCAGCTGCGAGGCAAGGACGTCGGTGCCATCGAGATCACCGACAAGTTCTCGCTGGTGGACGTGCCGGAGTCCGCTGCCGACGATGTCATCACGGCACTGCGCGACAGCAGCATCAAGGGGCGGAAGGTCGTCGTTCGCCGCGAGCGTTTCGCGAGCCGGTGA
- a CDS encoding universal stress protein: protein MAAYNTVVVGTDGSESSLAAVERAAKVAADSAATLVIACAYYPASRERVDKARDVLGDEAYQVVGSAPAEETLRTARERATKVGAISLETVAVVGSPVESLRKIVRDHDADLLVVGNRGLNTLAGRILGSVPSEVARKSGVDVLIVHTT, encoded by the coding sequence ATGGCCGCCTACAACACCGTCGTCGTCGGCACCGACGGCTCGGAATCGTCACTCGCCGCTGTCGAACGCGCGGCGAAGGTCGCAGCCGACTCCGCGGCCACCCTCGTCATCGCGTGTGCCTACTACCCCGCGAGCAGGGAGAGGGTGGACAAAGCCAGGGACGTGCTCGGCGACGAGGCATACCAGGTGGTCGGCTCCGCTCCCGCCGAGGAGACGTTGCGCACCGCAAGGGAGCGAGCCACCAAAGTGGGCGCGATCTCCCTGGAGACCGTCGCCGTGGTCGGCAGTCCGGTGGAGTCGCTGCGCAAGATCGTCCGTGACCACGACGCGGATCTGCTCGTGGTCGGCAACCGTGGGCTCAACACGCTCGCGGGCAGGATCCTCGGCTCGGTTCCCTCCGAGGTGGCGCGCAAATCAGGGGTCGATGTGCTGATCGTCCACACCACCTGA
- a CDS encoding chromosome segregation protein encodes MSLGEERELVPLGAGFDFEKRGYNRAQVDEHLERLDADIKMLMSDRDAAISQAEDLARQLEAARIEIDDLRGQVERLAQPPTSIEGLSERLQRMLRLAQEEASDTKARAEAEAGHIRAKAESDASAMRARYEQLLTELAERRKQMEAEHAKVLDDARAEGERITSEAAQERDRLDREAQQRRTQVEEDFEIAMAQRRTESMRVLAEQEAASKAEAERRVREASEEAASIRAQVADERAKAEAEIERRRRESVEDANRRKQNSISEANARVAEATDEAKRRVREATEESNRRVAEATARVEELRALRSRIAEQVKAARAMLAEAESALGTGGPTGGNDQPGSRPPSGDGPATDPAAHNSDGASAPTVRVRAVTTTKPTRE; translated from the coding sequence ATGAGCCTTGGCGAGGAACGGGAGCTCGTGCCGCTGGGTGCCGGTTTCGACTTCGAGAAGCGTGGCTACAACCGCGCGCAGGTCGATGAGCATCTGGAACGGCTCGACGCCGACATCAAGATGCTCATGTCCGACCGCGACGCCGCCATCTCACAGGCCGAGGACCTGGCGAGACAGTTGGAGGCCGCGCGCATCGAGATCGACGATCTGCGGGGGCAGGTCGAACGGCTCGCCCAGCCACCCACGTCCATCGAGGGACTGTCCGAGCGACTCCAGCGCATGTTGCGGCTCGCCCAGGAGGAGGCGAGCGACACCAAGGCCAGGGCGGAGGCCGAGGCAGGCCACATCCGGGCCAAGGCCGAATCCGACGCCAGCGCCATGCGCGCCCGATACGAACAGCTGCTCACCGAGCTCGCCGAGCGGCGCAAGCAGATGGAGGCCGAGCACGCCAAGGTGCTCGACGACGCCCGCGCCGAGGGCGAACGCATCACCTCCGAGGCCGCGCAGGAACGCGACCGGCTCGACCGCGAGGCGCAGCAGCGCCGCACGCAGGTCGAGGAGGACTTCGAGATCGCGATGGCTCAGCGCCGCACCGAGTCGATGCGGGTGCTGGCCGAGCAGGAAGCCGCGAGCAAGGCCGAGGCCGAACGCCGGGTGCGCGAGGCATCCGAGGAAGCGGCATCCATCAGGGCGCAGGTCGCGGACGAGCGGGCCAAGGCGGAGGCGGAGATCGAGCGCAGGCGCCGCGAATCCGTCGAGGACGCCAACCGCCGCAAGCAGAACTCGATCAGCGAGGCCAACGCGCGTGTCGCCGAGGCCACCGACGAGGCCAAGCGCCGGGTCAGGGAGGCGACGGAGGAGTCCAACCGCCGCGTCGCGGAGGCGACGGCCCGCGTCGAGGAGCTTCGCGCGCTTCGCTCCAGGATCGCCGAGCAGGTCAAGGCGGCGAGGGCGATGCTCGCGGAGGCGGAATCGGCGCTCGGCACCGGGGGCCCGACGGGCGGCAACGATCAGCCGGGCAGCCGCCCACCGTCCGGCGACGGCCCGGCAACGGACCCGGCCGCACACAACAGCGACGGCGCTTCCGCACCGACAGTGCGCGTGCGAGCGGTGACCACAACAAAACCGACTCGCGAGTAG
- a CDS encoding SPW repeat protein, whose product MARISDRTSARPWTRPHDWAEVVLGAVLALSPIWFDTNTAATWTMVVLGALIVLDGLVSLAMPGAVYGEGVQIVLGALAFISPWVMGYTEFTGAAWTSWIVGGLTVIAGAAALPLATAAHRMAGQH is encoded by the coding sequence ATGGCTCGGATTTCCGATCGGACCTCGGCGAGGCCCTGGACCAGACCACACGACTGGGCCGAGGTCGTGCTCGGCGCGGTCCTCGCCCTTTCGCCGATCTGGTTCGACACCAACACGGCCGCGACCTGGACGATGGTGGTGCTCGGAGCCCTCATCGTGCTGGACGGCCTTGTGTCGTTGGCGATGCCCGGCGCCGTCTACGGCGAGGGCGTGCAGATCGTGCTCGGCGCACTCGCCTTCATCTCGCCGTGGGTGATGGGCTACACCGAGTTCACGGGTGCCGCGTGGACGTCCTGGATCGTCGGCGGGCTGACTGTGATCGCGGGTGCGGCTGCCCTTCCACTGGCCACAGCCGCCCACCGTATGGCAGGTCAGCACTGA
- a CDS encoding TetR/AcrR family transcriptional regulator, which translates to MPRRQDGAVPDASARERILQAAERLFAEFGFQATPTSRIAEAADVPKSLVHYYFRRKPDLLTALVERLPDERIDPARVVVRGDVAESLHRLVTELDRRLSSSRVLSHLLWREADTHSVVREALRNRYEALIAQVRAVILAAGVPARMAADVESASVLVARAVSHRHSVARHTATPEEMRAELSFIASALTARTRRADRAAAE; encoded by the coding sequence ATGCCCCGGAGGCAGGACGGCGCTGTGCCGGATGCTTCGGCGAGGGAACGGATTCTCCAGGCCGCCGAGCGGCTCTTCGCGGAGTTCGGTTTCCAGGCGACTCCCACGTCCCGGATCGCCGAGGCGGCCGACGTTCCGAAGAGTCTCGTGCATTACTACTTCCGCCGCAAACCCGATCTGTTGACGGCGCTGGTGGAACGGCTGCCCGACGAACGGATCGACCCCGCGAGAGTGGTGGTGCGGGGTGACGTCGCCGAGAGCCTGCACCGGCTGGTCACCGAGTTGGACCGCAGGTTGTCCTCCTCGCGCGTGTTGTCGCACCTGCTGTGGCGTGAGGCCGACACCCACAGCGTTGTGCGGGAGGCGTTGCGCAACCGCTACGAGGCTTTGATCGCGCAGGTTCGCGCGGTGATCCTCGCGGCGGGGGTGCCCGCGCGGATGGCCGCCGACGTCGAGAGCGCGTCGGTACTGGTGGCGCGCGCCGTCAGCCACCGGCATTCGGTGGCGCGGCACACGGCGACACCGGAGGAGATGCGCGCAGAGCTGTCGTTCATCGCCTCGGCCCTCACGGCCAGAACGCGAAGGGCCGACCGGGCTGCCGCCGAGTGA
- the mce gene encoding methylmalonyl-CoA epimerase, whose product MDEALDSLSRFITAVDHVGIAVPDLDAAIAFHTKHFGLVVTHVEVNEEQGVREAMLRAPGDTGGAAVQLLAPVDERSTIAKFLDRSGPGLQQLAYRVTDVEAAADALRSAGLRVLYAQARKGTAGSKVNFVHPKDAGGVLVELVEPAADPGQAGDH is encoded by the coding sequence ATGGACGAGGCACTGGACTCGCTGTCGAGATTCATCACGGCTGTCGATCATGTCGGCATCGCCGTGCCCGACCTCGACGCCGCCATCGCGTTCCACACGAAGCACTTCGGGCTGGTCGTCACCCACGTCGAGGTGAACGAGGAGCAGGGTGTCCGTGAGGCGATGCTGCGGGCGCCCGGCGACACCGGCGGGGCCGCCGTGCAGTTGCTGGCACCGGTTGACGAACGATCGACCATCGCCAAGTTCCTCGACCGCAGCGGCCCTGGACTCCAGCAACTCGCCTACCGCGTCACCGACGTCGAAGCCGCCGCGGACGCGCTGCGGTCGGCAGGGCTGCGTGTGCTCTACGCACAGGCCCGCAAGGGCACGGCGGGCAGCAAGGTCAACTTCGTGCATCCGAAGGACGCGGGCGGCGTGCTGGTGGAACTCGTCGAGCCCGCAGCCGACCCCGGCCAGGCCGGGGACCACTGA
- a CDS encoding acetyl-CoA C-acetyltransferase, whose amino-acid sequence MSGSVILGAARTPVGKLLGSLKDFSGAQLGGIAIKAALERAGVPADAVQYTIMGQVLTAGAGQIPARQAAVAAGIPMDVPALTINKVCLSGLDAIALADQLIRAGEFDLVVAGGQESMSQAPHLLPTSRTGVKYGNATLLDHMAHDGLFCAFDQVAMGESTERHNSRYGLTREEQDAFSARSHQRAAKAAANGVFDDEIVPVEIPQRKGDPVLFSSDEGVRADTTAEGLARLRPAFAADGTITAGSASQISDGAAAVVVASRAKAEELGITPLAEIGAHGVVAGPDASLHEQPSNAIKAALAKAKLDADALDLVEINEAFAAVGLVSARKLGLDEEKVNVNGGAIAIGHPIGASGARLVVHLVHELRRRGGGLGAAALCGGGGQGDALLLKV is encoded by the coding sequence GTGTCCGGTTCCGTGATCCTGGGCGCCGCCCGCACCCCGGTCGGAAAGCTTCTCGGCTCGTTGAAGGATTTCTCCGGCGCGCAGCTGGGTGGAATCGCCATCAAGGCGGCGTTGGAGCGAGCCGGCGTTCCGGCCGATGCCGTTCAGTACACGATCATGGGGCAGGTGCTCACCGCGGGCGCGGGACAGATCCCGGCGCGCCAGGCCGCCGTCGCCGCGGGCATTCCTATGGACGTCCCCGCGCTGACCATCAACAAGGTGTGTCTGTCGGGTCTCGACGCCATCGCGCTCGCCGACCAGCTGATTCGTGCTGGCGAGTTCGACCTCGTCGTCGCGGGCGGCCAGGAGTCCATGTCGCAGGCGCCGCACCTGTTGCCGACGTCGCGCACCGGTGTCAAGTACGGCAATGCGACCCTCCTGGACCACATGGCTCACGACGGTCTGTTCTGCGCGTTCGACCAGGTGGCGATGGGTGAGTCCACCGAGCGCCACAACTCCCGTTACGGCCTGACCCGTGAGGAGCAGGACGCCTTCTCGGCCCGATCGCACCAGCGCGCTGCCAAGGCCGCTGCCAACGGTGTGTTCGACGACGAGATCGTTCCCGTCGAGATCCCGCAGCGCAAGGGTGACCCCGTGCTGTTCTCCTCGGACGAGGGTGTGCGGGCCGACACCACCGCCGAGGGACTGGCGAGGCTGCGGCCTGCGTTCGCAGCCGATGGCACGATCACGGCGGGGTCGGCGTCGCAGATCTCCGACGGTGCGGCCGCTGTCGTCGTGGCGAGCAGGGCGAAGGCGGAGGAACTCGGCATCACCCCGCTTGCCGAGATCGGCGCGCATGGCGTGGTGGCAGGTCCCGACGCCAGCCTCCACGAGCAGCCGTCCAACGCGATCAAGGCTGCTCTCGCCAAGGCGAAGCTGGACGCGGACGCCCTCGACCTCGTGGAGATCAATGAGGCGTTCGCCGCCGTGGGCCTGGTGTCCGCGCGCAAGCTCGGTCTCGACGAGGAGAAGGTCAACGTCAACGGCGGTGCCATCGCGATCGGCCACCCCATCGGCGCCTCCGGCGCGCGTCTCGTCGTGCACCTGGTGCACGAGCTGAGGCGCAGGGGCGGCGGTCTCGGCGCGGCCGCGCTGTGTGGCGGTGGCGGCCAGGGCGACGCGCTGCTGCTCAAGGTCTGA